A region from the Agrobacterium cucumeris genome encodes:
- a CDS encoding helix-turn-helix domain-containing protein, whose translation MTHHQEHVGQVLKEWRARRRLSQLDLAIEADISARHLSFVESGRSSPSREMLAKLAEQLSMPARAANRLMLAAGYAPVHSERSLDAPDMTAARQAVETVVQGHMPFPALAVDRHWNVVLANEAITSLLAGVSEELLRPPLNALRLSLHPGGLSSRIVNLAEWRHHLLERLRRQVEETGDEMLCHLHAELSAYPAPKASPHATGADPLAIPLQLRDPASGAVLSFISTTTVFGTATDVTLSELVLECFYPADAATRAALMPDTKE comes from the coding sequence ATGACACATCATCAAGAACATGTCGGCCAGGTGCTGAAGGAATGGCGTGCCCGCCGCAGGTTGAGCCAGCTCGATCTGGCGATAGAGGCGGACATATCCGCGCGCCATCTGAGCTTTGTGGAAAGCGGGCGATCATCCCCCAGCCGCGAGATGCTCGCGAAACTGGCGGAGCAGCTTTCCATGCCCGCCCGCGCCGCCAACCGGCTGATGCTGGCGGCGGGTTATGCGCCTGTTCATTCCGAACGCTCGCTGGATGCGCCCGACATGACGGCGGCCCGGCAGGCCGTCGAAACCGTGGTCCAGGGCCACATGCCCTTCCCCGCCCTTGCCGTCGACCGGCATTGGAACGTCGTTCTCGCCAATGAGGCAATCACGTCGCTTCTGGCCGGTGTTTCCGAAGAGCTGCTTCGCCCGCCGCTCAACGCCCTGAGGCTCAGCCTGCATCCGGGGGGCTTGAGTTCGCGCATCGTCAATCTTGCCGAATGGCGGCATCACCTGCTGGAGCGCCTGCGCCGTCAGGTCGAGGAAACGGGAGACGAGATGCTTTGCCACTTGCATGCGGAGCTTTCGGCCTATCCCGCGCCGAAGGCCTCACCCCATGCCACCGGGGCCGATCCGCTGGCCATACCGCTGCAACTGCGCGATCCGGCCTCGGGCGCCGTTTTGAGCTTCATCTCCACCACCACGGTTTTCGGAACCGCAACCGATGTCACGCTGTCCGAACTGGTGCTGGAATGTTTCTACCCCGCCGATGCGGCAACCCGCGCCGCCCTGATGCCAGACACAAAGGAGTAA
- a CDS encoding nuclear transport factor 2 family protein, whose product MTQHLTIAQTYLAAWNEEDNERRRHLVGQAWAENTRYVDPLMQGEGQQGIAAMIDAARQKFPGYRFVLAGTPDGHGNFTRFSWRLISPDGDDVAGGTDVVSLNTEGRIENVVGFLDGTAS is encoded by the coding sequence ATGACGCAACATCTCACAATCGCCCAGACCTATCTCGCAGCGTGGAACGAAGAGGACAATGAACGCCGCAGGCATCTCGTCGGGCAGGCATGGGCAGAAAATACGCGCTACGTCGATCCGCTGATGCAGGGCGAAGGCCAGCAGGGGATTGCCGCGATGATCGACGCGGCGCGGCAGAAATTTCCGGGATATCGCTTCGTTCTTGCCGGCACTCCGGATGGTCACGGCAACTTCACCCGTTTCTCATGGCGTCTCATTTCGCCTGATGGGGACGATGTCGCTGGCGGAACCGATGTCGTCAGCCTGAATACCGAGGGACGGATCGAAAATGTCGTCGGTTTTCTCGATGGCACGGCATCCTGA
- the dxs gene encoding 1-deoxy-D-xylulose-5-phosphate synthase codes for MTGMPQTPLLDRVNFPSDLKEIDDRDLPELARELRDEMIDAVSKTGGHLGAGLGVVELTIAIHKVFNTPEDRLIFDVGHQCYPHKILTGRRDRIRTLRQEDGLSGFTRRAESEYDDFGAGHSSTSISAGLGMAVAAGLDGSDRKVVAIIGDGSMSAGMAFEALNNAGALDARLIVILNDNDMSIAPPTGAMSAYLARLASGRTYMGFRDFGKKLTAYLGKTIDRAITRAVTHARGYVTGGTLFEELGFYHIGPIDGHSFDHLLPVLRNVRDNQKGPVLIHVVTQKGKGYAPAEAAADKYHGVNKFDVITGAQAKAKPNAPSYTSVFAEALIQEATLDEKIIGVTAAMPNGTGLDKMAELFPSRTFDVGIAEQHAVTFAAGLAADGYKPFCALYSTFLQRGYDQLVHDVAIQSLPVRFPIDRAGFVGADGPTHAGSFDTTFLATLPGMVVMAASDEAELKHMVRTAAAYDEGPISFRYPRGEGVGVEMPARGEILQIGKGRIIKEGTKVALLSFGTRLAECLAAAEDLEAAGLSTTVADARFAKPLDLDLIRQLASHHEVLVTIEEGSVGGFGAHVLHFMASAGLLDHGPKVRTLTLPDQWVEQAKPETMYANAGLDRAGIVSTVFNALGQRQAGVGFAG; via the coding sequence TTGACCGGAATGCCACAGACACCATTGCTCGACCGGGTGAATTTTCCCTCCGATCTCAAGGAGATCGACGATCGCGACCTGCCGGAACTGGCAAGGGAACTGCGCGACGAGATGATTGATGCCGTGTCGAAGACCGGTGGCCATCTGGGTGCCGGCCTTGGCGTGGTGGAACTGACGATTGCCATCCATAAGGTGTTCAACACGCCCGAAGACCGGCTGATCTTCGATGTTGGCCATCAATGTTATCCGCACAAGATCCTGACCGGCCGACGGGATCGCATCCGCACGCTGCGGCAGGAAGATGGGCTTTCCGGTTTCACCCGGCGGGCCGAAAGCGAATATGATGATTTCGGCGCCGGCCATTCCTCCACCTCCATTTCCGCCGGTCTCGGCATGGCGGTGGCGGCGGGTCTTGATGGCAGCGACCGCAAGGTCGTAGCCATCATCGGCGACGGCTCGATGTCGGCGGGCATGGCGTTTGAGGCACTGAACAATGCCGGCGCGCTCGATGCGCGGCTGATCGTCATCCTCAACGACAACGATATGTCGATTGCGCCGCCGACGGGCGCGATGAGCGCTTATCTGGCACGCCTCGCCTCCGGCCGCACCTATATGGGCTTCCGCGATTTCGGCAAGAAACTGACGGCCTATCTCGGCAAGACCATCGACCGCGCCATTACCCGCGCCGTGACCCATGCGCGCGGTTATGTGACCGGCGGCACGCTGTTCGAGGAGCTTGGCTTTTATCATATCGGCCCGATCGACGGCCATTCCTTCGATCATCTGTTGCCGGTGCTGCGCAATGTGCGCGACAACCAGAAAGGCCCTGTTCTCATCCATGTGGTGACGCAGAAGGGCAAGGGTTATGCGCCGGCGGAAGCCGCAGCCGACAAATATCACGGCGTCAACAAGTTCGACGTCATCACCGGCGCGCAGGCGAAAGCCAAGCCGAATGCGCCGAGCTATACCAGCGTCTTTGCCGAAGCCCTGATCCAGGAAGCGACGCTCGACGAAAAGATCATCGGTGTGACGGCCGCCATGCCGAACGGCACGGGCCTCGACAAGATGGCCGAGCTTTTCCCGTCCCGCACCTTCGATGTCGGCATTGCCGAGCAGCATGCCGTCACCTTTGCGGCGGGGCTTGCGGCTGATGGTTACAAGCCGTTCTGCGCGCTTTATTCCACCTTCCTGCAACGCGGTTACGACCAACTAGTGCATGATGTGGCCATCCAGAGCCTGCCCGTGCGTTTCCCCATCGACCGCGCCGGTTTTGTCGGTGCTGACGGGCCGACCCATGCCGGTTCGTTCGACACGACTTTCCTCGCCACCCTGCCCGGCATGGTGGTGATGGCGGCCTCGGATGAGGCGGAGCTGAAACATATGGTGCGCACGGCGGCAGCCTATGATGAAGGCCCGATTTCCTTCCGCTACCCGCGCGGTGAAGGCGTGGGCGTCGAGATGCCCGCGCGTGGTGAGATTCTCCAGATAGGCAAGGGTCGTATCATCAAGGAAGGCACCAAGGTTGCGCTGCTCTCCTTCGGCACGCGGCTGGCGGAATGCCTGGCGGCGGCCGAAGACCTTGAAGCGGCCGGCCTTTCCACCACGGTTGCCGATGCGCGCTTTGCCAAGCCGCTCGATCTCGACCTTATCCGCCAGCTGGCCAGCCATCATGAGGTGCTGGTGACCATCGAAGAAGGCTCTGTCGGCGGTTTCGGCGCGCATGTGCTGCATTTCATGGCCAGCGCCGGCCTGCTCGACCATGGCCCGAAAGTCCGGACGCTGACCCTGCCCGACCAGTGGGTGGAGCAGGCCAAGCCCGAAACCATGTATGCCAATGCCGGCCTTGACCGGGCCGGCATCGTTTCCACCGTGTTTAATGCGCTCGGCCAGCGTCAGGCCGGCGTCGGTTTCGCCGGCTGA
- a CDS encoding pirin family protein produces the protein MSFFPGNDPVAGDAFACDAIENLIIPRTSDIGGFAVRRALPTRQRRLVGPFIFFDRMGPAILKAGEALDVKPHPHIGLSTVTYLFDGEIKHRDSLGTELVIRPGDINLMTAGRGIVHSERTPENLRGHPLSMSGLQTWLALPDHMEEIAPAFAHTAKEDMPLIDLKGATGRVVIGEFEGLTSPVSSFTDTLYVDLSLEPGVKFPFSADHEERAIYILSGSLDVAGDIFAADQLLVFRPGDDITLQAGSNGCHIMIFGGAALNERRYIWWNFVSSSKERIEQAKQEWRTGRFDIVPGDEEEFVPLPEG, from the coding sequence ATGTCCTTCTTTCCCGGCAACGATCCCGTCGCGGGTGATGCTTTTGCCTGCGATGCCATCGAAAACCTGATCATTCCCCGAACCAGTGATATTGGCGGCTTTGCCGTGCGCCGCGCCCTGCCGACCCGGCAGCGGCGGCTTGTGGGGCCGTTCATCTTTTTCGATCGCATGGGCCCGGCGATCCTGAAGGCGGGTGAGGCGCTCGACGTCAAGCCGCATCCGCATATCGGGCTTTCGACTGTTACCTATCTGTTCGACGGCGAAATCAAGCACCGGGACAGTCTCGGCACCGAGCTTGTCATCCGCCCCGGCGACATCAACCTGATGACGGCCGGGCGTGGCATCGTGCATTCGGAACGCACGCCGGAAAATCTCCGCGGCCATCCGCTTTCCATGTCCGGACTGCAGACCTGGCTTGCCCTGCCAGACCATATGGAAGAAATCGCCCCCGCTTTTGCCCACACGGCGAAGGAAGACATGCCGCTGATCGACCTCAAGGGCGCGACCGGCCGGGTGGTAATCGGCGAATTCGAAGGCCTCACCTCCCCGGTTTCGTCCTTTACAGATACGCTTTATGTCGACCTGTCGCTGGAGCCGGGGGTAAAATTCCCCTTCTCCGCCGATCATGAGGAGCGGGCGATCTATATTCTGTCCGGTTCGCTGGATGTTGCCGGTGATATTTTCGCCGCCGATCAACTGCTCGTCTTCCGGCCCGGCGACGACATCACGCTGCAGGCCGGCAGCAATGGCTGTCACATCATGATCTTTGGCGGGGCGGCGCTGAATGAGCGCCGTTACATCTGGTGGAACTTCGTTTCGTCATCAAAAGAACGCATAGAGCAGGCCAAACAGGAGTGGAGAACCGGACGCTTCGACATCGTTCCCGGCGACGAAGAAGAGTTTGTCCCTTTGCCGGAAGGTTGA
- a CDS encoding exodeoxyribonuclease VII small subunit — protein sequence MTENANTADVSGYSFEKAVAELESIVARLERGDVALDESIAIYERGEALKKHCETLLNAAEKRIEKIRLDRAGKPQGVEPLDGE from the coding sequence ATGACGGAAAATGCCAACACAGCCGATGTCAGCGGTTATTCCTTCGAAAAGGCCGTCGCCGAGCTGGAAAGCATTGTCGCACGCCTGGAACGCGGAGACGTGGCGCTGGACGAATCAATCGCCATCTATGAGCGCGGCGAAGCCCTGAAGAAACATTGCGAGACGCTGTTGAACGCTGCCGAAAAGCGAATCGAGAAAATCCGCCTCGATCGTGCGGGCAAGCCGCAGGGTGTGGAACCGCTCGACGGGGAATGA
- a CDS encoding histone deacetylase family protein, whose translation MATRLYEHPIFLEHITPPGHPERPDRLRSLNIALEHPNFERLERKEAPQANEDAVLLAHPEEHLLSVMRQIPQEDGEINRIEADTYASPKSLQAALTGIGAAMAAVDDVFTGAADNVFVAARPPGHHAETAKAMGFCLFNNVAIAARHAQKKHGAERVAIIDWDVHHGNGTQDIFWDDTSVLFCSTHQMPLYPWSGDKNETGAKNNIVNAPLSPNTGSDHFREAFKSRVLPAIADFSPDLILISAGFDAHHRDPLAQINLVGEDFDWATGRLLEMADKYASNRVVSLLEGGYDLEGLAESAAMHILRMMKG comes from the coding sequence ATGGCGACGCGTTTATACGAACACCCGATCTTCCTGGAGCATATCACGCCTCCCGGCCACCCCGAGCGGCCGGACCGCCTGCGGTCGCTGAACATCGCACTCGAACATCCGAATTTCGAGCGGCTGGAACGGAAGGAAGCGCCGCAGGCCAATGAGGATGCGGTGCTGCTGGCGCATCCGGAAGAGCATCTGCTTTCTGTCATGCGGCAGATCCCGCAAGAGGATGGCGAGATCAACCGCATCGAGGCGGATACCTATGCCTCGCCGAAAAGCCTGCAGGCGGCGCTGACCGGCATCGGTGCAGCAATGGCTGCGGTGGATGACGTGTTTACCGGCGCTGCCGATAATGTCTTCGTCGCCGCCCGTCCGCCCGGCCACCATGCGGAAACCGCCAAGGCCATGGGCTTCTGTCTTTTCAACAATGTGGCGATTGCCGCCCGCCATGCCCAGAAAAAACATGGGGCAGAGCGCGTCGCCATCATCGACTGGGACGTGCATCACGGCAACGGCACGCAGGATATTTTCTGGGACGACACATCAGTGCTGTTCTGTTCCACCCACCAGATGCCGCTTTACCCGTGGAGCGGCGATAAAAACGAAACCGGCGCGAAGAACAATATCGTCAACGCCCCGCTTTCGCCCAACACCGGCAGCGACCATTTTCGTGAGGCCTTCAAATCCCGCGTACTGCCGGCGATTGCCGATTTTTCGCCTGATCTCATCCTCATCTCCGCCGGTTTTGACGCGCATCACCGCGATCCGCTGGCACAGATCAATCTGGTGGGAGAGGATTTCGACTGGGCCACGGGCCGGCTTCTGGAAATGGCCGACAAATACGCATCGAACCGGGTCGTCAGCCTGCTTGAAGGTGGTTATGATCTGGAAGGGCTGGCGGAATCGGCAGCCATGCATATTTTGAGAATGATGAAGGGTTGA
- a CDS encoding biotin transporter BioY produces MTTRDLVLISLFSAIIIALGLLPPITLGFVPVPITAQSLGVMLAGVVLGAKRGTLAVLLTILIAAIGLPVLSGGRGGLSIFTTPTTGFLIGWIAAVFVTGTLSEKLVNRSQSALAQGIGFFVASLIGGVVVLYAFGITYLALVVGLGFEKAFMGSLAFIPGDALKAVLAALAGRAVMAGYPLLPQRA; encoded by the coding sequence ATGACGACCCGCGACCTTGTGCTGATTTCGCTGTTTTCCGCCATCATCATCGCACTCGGGCTTCTGCCGCCGATCACGCTCGGTTTCGTTCCCGTGCCGATCACCGCGCAGTCGCTCGGCGTCATGCTGGCCGGCGTCGTGCTGGGTGCGAAGCGCGGCACGCTCGCGGTACTGCTGACGATCCTGATTGCCGCCATCGGCCTGCCGGTCCTGTCGGGCGGACGCGGCGGTCTTTCGATTTTCACCACGCCGACGACGGGCTTCCTGATCGGCTGGATCGCGGCTGTCTTCGTCACCGGCACGCTCTCGGAAAAACTCGTCAATCGCAGCCAGTCCGCTCTGGCGCAGGGTATTGGTTTCTTCGTCGCCAGCCTCATCGGCGGCGTGGTGGTGCTTTATGCCTTCGGCATCACCTATCTGGCGCTGGTCGTCGGGCTTGGTTTCGAAAAGGCCTTCATGGGTTCGCTCGCCTTCATTCCCGGCGATGCGCTGAAGGCCGTGCTTGCCGCGCTGGCCGGCCGTGCCGTGATGGCCGGTTATCCGCTTCTGCCGCAGCGCGCCTGA
- a CDS encoding energy-coupling factor transporter transmembrane component T family protein, which produces MKSLHVEGTGGLYRVSPRLKLLTLMGFSIALFLTRDLLLLGCAMVLAAAILRETRLPFQDIGLRLRPVMLTIFLVAAFSYLLLPAHDATVNLLRLTALALLATAVTITVSISQFMDEITLAAAPLERLGLVKAADIGLAVGLVVRFVPEIVNRYHAVRDAHRARGLPVRMATIIVPLVIMTLKDADAIADAIDARGFRGQSLAPDNHPEF; this is translated from the coding sequence ATGAAATCGCTGCACGTTGAAGGCACGGGCGGGCTCTACCGCGTCTCGCCGCGCCTCAAGCTCCTGACGCTGATGGGCTTCAGCATCGCGCTGTTCCTTACCCGCGATCTGTTGCTGCTGGGATGCGCCATGGTTCTCGCCGCCGCCATCCTGCGCGAGACGCGGCTACCCTTCCAGGATATCGGCCTGCGGCTACGGCCGGTGATGCTGACCATCTTCCTCGTCGCGGCCTTCAGCTATCTTTTGCTCCCGGCCCATGATGCGACAGTCAATCTTTTGCGGCTGACGGCGCTGGCGCTGCTTGCCACCGCCGTCACCATCACCGTCAGCATCTCGCAGTTCATGGATGAGATCACGCTTGCCGCCGCCCCTCTCGAAAGGCTGGGGCTGGTCAAGGCTGCCGATATCGGGCTTGCGGTCGGGCTCGTCGTGCGGTTCGTGCCCGAGATCGTCAACCGGTATCATGCGGTGCGTGACGCACACCGGGCGCGTGGCCTGCCCGTGCGGATGGCGACCATCATCGTGCCACTCGTCATTATGACGTTGAAGGATGCCGATGCCATTGCCGACGCCATTGACGCGCGCGGTTTCAGAGGCCAAAGCTTGGCGCCAGATAACCATCCGGAGTTTTGA
- a CDS encoding energy-coupling factor ABC transporter ATP-binding protein, producing MEIRFDAAGVAFEGRQALQPLSLTLTERRIGVIGLNGSGKTTFARLINGLNKPSEGKVAVNGLDTVTDAKAVLQTVGFIFQNPQNQIILPIVRDDVAFGLKRLGLGKAETETRMKAVLARLGISHLEERRAHELSGGELQLAALAALLVTEPHILILDEPTNQLDLKNRAVVEKTMATLSQSLIVITHDLPLLEGFDRVLVFHGGALIADAAPEEAVAQYLAAVAR from the coding sequence TTGGAAATCCGTTTCGACGCCGCCGGTGTCGCTTTCGAGGGCCGGCAGGCCCTGCAGCCGCTGTCTCTGACATTGACGGAACGGCGTATCGGCGTGATCGGCCTTAATGGTTCCGGCAAGACCACCTTTGCCCGGCTGATCAACGGGCTGAACAAGCCGAGCGAGGGCAAGGTTGCGGTGAACGGTCTCGACACCGTGACGGACGCCAAGGCGGTCTTGCAGACGGTCGGCTTCATCTTCCAGAATCCGCAGAACCAGATCATCCTGCCGATCGTGCGCGACGATGTCGCCTTCGGGCTGAAACGGCTCGGTCTCGGCAAGGCGGAAACCGAAACCCGGATGAAGGCCGTTCTTGCCCGGCTTGGCATTTCACATCTTGAAGAACGGCGCGCGCACGAGCTTTCCGGCGGGGAGCTGCAGCTTGCGGCGCTGGCGGCGCTTCTGGTTACCGAACCGCACATCCTTATTCTCGACGAGCCGACCAACCAGCTTGATCTCAAAAACCGGGCTGTCGTGGAAAAGACCATGGCGACGCTGTCGCAATCGCTCATCGTCATTACCCATGATCTGCCGCTGCTTGAAGGCTTCGACCGTGTGCTGGTTTTCCACGGCGGCGCGCTGATTGCGGACGCCGCGCCTGAAGAGGCGGTGGCGCAATATCTCGCGGCGGTGGCGCGATGA
- a CDS encoding winged helix-turn-helix domain-containing protein: MVIKVSNEAARRIFLARQGLSSPPGKALSKSDLLQLITDIGFVQVDSIGTVERAHHQIIFSRNQTYRRDHLTTLLEKDRALFEHWTHDASIVPTEFYPYWKHRFRRREPIIQERWRKWHGEGFDAAFGETLERIAATGPVLARELKEEGHQSGGWWNWHPSKTALEYLWHTGKLAIAGRVNFQKVYDLAERVIPGEHHETEVEHAEFVDWACRQALKRLGFATHGEIAAFFDLVTPQEARDWVKSHRDELCEVSLLASDGDSARPSYAFAAFTTDLTDVPEPSSRVRVLSPFDPLLRDRNRTERLFGFYYRIEVFVPEPKRQYGYYVFPLLEGDRVIGRIDMKADRKRGTLDVRRLWLEPGVRASAGRLEKLDAELARLAKFTGVESVNYLEGWREES; encoded by the coding sequence ATGGTGATCAAGGTTTCAAACGAAGCGGCAAGACGAATTTTTCTGGCGCGGCAGGGGCTTTCCTCGCCGCCCGGCAAGGCGCTTTCCAAGAGCGACCTGCTGCAGCTGATAACCGATATCGGTTTTGTGCAGGTGGACAGCATCGGCACGGTGGAGCGCGCCCACCATCAGATTATTTTCTCCCGCAACCAGACCTACAGGCGGGACCATCTGACCACGCTTTTGGAAAAGGACCGCGCGCTGTTCGAGCACTGGACACATGACGCTTCCATCGTGCCGACGGAATTTTATCCCTATTGGAAGCACCGCTTCCGCCGCCGCGAGCCGATCATTCAGGAGCGCTGGCGCAAATGGCACGGCGAGGGTTTCGACGCCGCTTTCGGTGAAACGCTGGAGCGCATTGCGGCAACCGGGCCGGTTCTGGCGCGGGAGCTGAAGGAAGAGGGGCACCAGTCCGGCGGCTGGTGGAACTGGCATCCGTCCAAGACCGCGCTCGAATATCTCTGGCACACCGGCAAGTTGGCGATTGCCGGCCGGGTGAATTTCCAGAAGGTCTATGACCTCGCCGAGCGGGTCATTCCCGGTGAGCATCACGAAACCGAGGTGGAACATGCGGAATTTGTCGACTGGGCCTGCCGGCAGGCGCTGAAACGGCTGGGTTTCGCCACCCACGGCGAAATCGCCGCCTTTTTCGATCTCGTTACCCCGCAGGAGGCGAGGGACTGGGTCAAAAGCCATCGCGATGAACTCTGTGAGGTTTCGCTTCTTGCAAGCGATGGCGACAGTGCCCGCCCGTCCTATGCCTTTGCCGCTTTCACCACCGACCTGACCGACGTGCCGGAACCCTCATCCCGCGTCCGCGTCCTCAGCCCCTTCGATCCGCTGCTGCGTGACCGCAACCGCACGGAACGTCTGTTCGGTTTTTATTACCGCATCGAGGTCTTCGTGCCGGAGCCGAAAAGACAATATGGCTATTATGTCTTCCCGCTTCTGGAGGGCGACCGCGTGATCGGTCGCATCGACATGAAGGCGGATCGCAAGCGCGGTACGCTGGATGTTCGGCGCCTGTGGCTGGAACCGGGCGTGCGTGCCTCGGCGGGCCGGCTGGAGAAGCTCGACGCGGAGCTGGCGCGGCTCGCGAAATTTACGGGGGTGGAGAGCGTGAATTATCTGGAGGGCTGGCGGGAGGAAAGCTGA
- the ribB gene encoding 3,4-dihydroxy-2-butanone-4-phosphate synthase, giving the protein MAYDQKRVVDAIRAFEAGEIVVVTDDDDRENEGDLIISAVHCTPEKMALIVRHTSGIVCAPMPREEAKRLNLNAMVAENDSAHTTAFTVSVDFKHGTTTGISADDRTLTVRNLANPNVGASDFTRPGHIFPLISREGGVLMRSGHTEAAVDLCRLAGLPPIGVISELVNDDGSVMRGPQVLDFADKHGMKHVSVADLIAYRQRKETLVEMESSFTIETPFGPAKAQTYSLPWDPMQHMAVIFGDIRDGIDIPVRLHPENVADDVFGDRQPVRHYMQKIAEEGRGVIVYLREGSVGVGQVAGRRKARDPDEAHAQARSRENEWLEIGLGAQILKDLGISSIKLLTTRERHYVGLEGFGIQISATDIC; this is encoded by the coding sequence ATGGCCTATGACCAGAAACGCGTTGTCGACGCCATCCGCGCTTTCGAAGCCGGTGAAATCGTCGTGGTGACCGACGATGACGACCGCGAGAACGAAGGCGATCTGATCATTTCAGCGGTTCACTGCACGCCTGAAAAAATGGCGCTGATCGTTCGTCATACCTCGGGCATCGTCTGCGCGCCAATGCCGCGCGAGGAGGCCAAGCGGCTGAACCTCAACGCCATGGTGGCGGAAAATGACAGCGCCCATACGACGGCCTTCACCGTCAGCGTCGATTTCAAGCACGGCACAACGACTGGCATTTCCGCCGATGACCGCACGCTGACGGTGCGCAATCTCGCTAATCCCAATGTCGGCGCTTCCGATTTCACCCGGCCGGGCCATATATTCCCGCTGATTTCCCGTGAGGGCGGCGTCTTGATGCGCTCCGGCCATACCGAAGCGGCGGTCGATCTCTGCCGTCTCGCCGGCCTGCCGCCCATCGGCGTCATCAGCGAACTGGTGAATGACGATGGCAGCGTGATGCGCGGCCCGCAGGTTCTGGATTTTGCCGACAAACACGGCATGAAACACGTTTCGGTCGCCGATCTCATCGCCTATCGCCAACGCAAGGAAACGCTGGTGGAGATGGAATCCTCCTTCACCATCGAGACGCCCTTCGGACCGGCCAAGGCGCAGACCTATTCCCTGCCCTGGGATCCGATGCAGCACATGGCGGTGATTTTCGGTGATATCAGGGACGGCATTGACATTCCCGTTCGCCTGCACCCCGAAAACGTCGCCGACGACGTGTTCGGCGACCGCCAGCCGGTGCGGCATTATATGCAGAAGATCGCCGAGGAAGGACGTGGTGTCATCGTCTATCTGCGCGAAGGCTCCGTCGGTGTCGGCCAGGTGGCCGGACGCCGCAAGGCGCGTGACCCGGACGAAGCGCATGCCCAGGCCCGTTCGCGCGAAAACGAATGGCTGGAAATCGGTCTCGGCGCGCAGATTCTCAAGGATCTCGGCATCAGCTCCATCAAGCTGCTGACCACCCGCGAACGTCATTATGTCGGGCTTGAAGGCTTCGGCATCCAGATTTCGGCGACGGATATCTGCTGA
- the aroC gene encoding chorismate synthase, translating to MSHNSFGHLFRVTTWGESHGPALGCAVDGCPPGLRFTLAEVQHWMDKRKPGQSRFVTQRREDDIVKVLSGVMLDEDGETMITTGTPISMLIENTDQRSKDYGEIAKRFRPGHADFTYDLKYGIRDYRGGGRSSARETAARVAAGAIARKVVPSLNVRGALVQIGKHKINRDNWDWDQVDQNPFFCPDAAMVPVWEEYLDSIRKAGSSIGAVVEVVAEGVPAGIGAPIYAKLDQDIASSLMSINAVKGVEIGEGFASAELSGEENADQMRMGNDGKPIFLSNHAGGILGGIATGEPVIARFAIKPTSSILTERLSIDTDGNNVDVRTKGRHDPCVGIRAVPIGEAMVACTVADHYLRDRGQTGRL from the coding sequence ATGTCGCATAACAGCTTCGGTCATCTTTTTCGCGTTACCACCTGGGGAGAAAGCCATGGGCCGGCACTTGGCTGCGCGGTGGATGGCTGCCCGCCCGGCCTGCGCTTTACCCTTGCCGAGGTGCAGCACTGGATGGACAAGCGCAAACCCGGCCAAAGCCGTTTCGTCACCCAGCGGCGCGAGGACGACATCGTCAAGGTTCTCTCCGGCGTGATGCTGGATGAGGACGGTGAGACGATGATAACGACGGGCACGCCGATTTCCATGCTGATCGAAAACACCGACCAGCGTTCGAAGGATTATGGCGAGATCGCCAAACGGTTCCGCCCGGGCCATGCGGATTTCACCTATGACCTGAAATACGGTATTCGTGATTATCGCGGCGGCGGGCGTTCTTCCGCGCGCGAGACGGCGGCGCGTGTCGCCGCCGGTGCGATCGCCCGCAAGGTGGTGCCAAGCCTCAATGTGCGCGGCGCGCTGGTGCAGATCGGCAAACACAAGATCAACCGCGATAACTGGGATTGGGATCAGGTCGACCAGAACCCGTTCTTCTGCCCGGACGCGGCGATGGTGCCTGTCTGGGAAGAGTATCTGGACAGCATTCGCAAGGCAGGCTCCTCGATTGGCGCCGTCGTCGAAGTGGTGGCGGAAGGCGTTCCCGCCGGCATCGGCGCCCCCATTTATGCCAAGCTCGATCAGGATATCGCCTCCAGCCTGATGTCGATCAACGCCGTCAAGGGCGTGGAGATCGGCGAAGGTTTCGCCTCGGCCGAGCTTTCCGGTGAAGAAAATGCCGACCAGATGCGCATGGGCAATGACGGCAAGCCGATTTTCCTGTCCAACCATGCCGGCGGCATTCTGGGCGGCATCGCGACCGGTGAGCCTGTCATCGCCCGCTTCGCCATCAAGCCGACCTCCTCCATTCTGACAGAGCGCCTGTCGATCGATACCGACGGCAACAATGTCGATGTGCGCACCAAGGGCCGCCACGACCCCTGTGTTGGCATTCGCGCCGTGCCGATTGGTGAGGCGATGGTGGCCTGCACCGTTGCCGACCATTATCTGAGGGACCGCGGCCAGACCGGCCGGCTTTAG